A single genomic interval of Nonomuraea rubra harbors:
- a CDS encoding LuxR C-terminal-related transcriptional regulator: MPNTPRHNLPAEPNRFVGRERDLDDLHDLFGETRVVTLCGVGGIGKTRLALQVAAGLVPSFPDGVWLVELARLGRPELVEQEVAGVLGVREEAGRPLLDTMTARLRDQRCLLLLDNCEHLVDRCAEVAAALVAACPSLRVLATSREPLRIASELIWRVPPLDLPDRVTADAESVQLFMDRAAAAGTRLGPESLPDVVRLCRALDGLPLALELAAARTSLLSPGQIADRIDDRFSLLTTGGRTAPPRQRTLLAAVEWSYDLLSAKEQVLLRRLSVFAGDFDLELAEQVCAERPIPGGEIVDLLGGLVDKSLVLCDESRRRYWLLETIKRYALERLEQAGEREVLRERHLDVLCELQERHFTTEMVRPDAPWQARLEALTASRDLIDDQRVALDWAVESGNVAAGLRLCRTSTGLLPLAGNVLEIVGRLERLLSLDPAGVPEGQLAHARAYLAYGLEARDELSRALEVAEESLSRMSREDVFPRCVMHSLVVTVLLRMGRADDAVHHAEEGLALAARTGDTWNQAAGLLGLSAVALVRGRLREAQRHGEEALARAREHGHRWLMARTAVQLGSVAEARGDLMTARTLYEMAVPWLSELGSDPELTRCLARIGRVAAMLHEFGAAREQLAASLELARATGQRQGIARCLVGLSVLAECQGDLEGAVLAAAAAAGLRESIGQHSATTRFEELLGRARTKLGEGRTTSLWSRGRTMSSDDAARHVLEGERFTPRAPVAAEPVKHSLLTSRELEIAGLLTRGLSNRAIAEELVISPATVARHIANIMEKLGYTSRAQIAVWATERQKGAP, from the coding sequence ATGCCAAATACCCCCCGGCACAACCTTCCGGCAGAGCCCAACCGGTTCGTCGGACGCGAGCGCGACCTCGATGACCTGCACGACCTGTTCGGCGAGACGCGGGTGGTGACGCTGTGCGGGGTCGGCGGCATCGGCAAGACGCGGCTGGCCCTCCAGGTGGCGGCCGGGCTGGTGCCGTCGTTCCCCGACGGCGTGTGGCTGGTGGAGCTGGCCAGGCTCGGCCGGCCCGAGCTCGTCGAGCAGGAGGTGGCCGGCGTGCTCGGCGTGCGCGAGGAGGCCGGCAGGCCGCTGCTCGACACCATGACGGCCCGGCTGCGCGACCAGCGCTGCCTGCTGCTGCTGGACAACTGCGAACACCTGGTCGACAGGTGCGCCGAGGTGGCCGCCGCGCTGGTGGCGGCGTGCCCGTCGCTGCGCGTCCTGGCCACCAGCAGGGAGCCGCTGCGCATCGCCAGCGAGCTGATCTGGCGGGTGCCGCCGCTCGACCTGCCCGACAGGGTCACGGCCGACGCCGAGTCCGTGCAGCTCTTCATGGACCGCGCGGCGGCCGCGGGCACCCGGCTGGGGCCGGAGAGCCTGCCCGACGTGGTACGGCTGTGCCGGGCGCTCGACGGCCTGCCGCTGGCGCTGGAGCTGGCGGCGGCCCGTACGAGCCTGCTGAGCCCCGGCCAGATCGCCGACCGCATCGACGACCGGTTCTCGCTGCTGACGACCGGCGGCCGTACGGCTCCGCCCCGCCAGCGCACGCTGCTGGCGGCCGTCGAGTGGAGCTACGACCTGCTCTCGGCCAAGGAGCAGGTGCTGCTGCGGCGGCTGTCGGTGTTCGCCGGTGATTTCGACCTCGAACTGGCCGAGCAGGTCTGCGCCGAGCGGCCCATCCCCGGAGGGGAGATCGTCGATCTGCTCGGCGGGCTGGTGGACAAGTCGCTCGTGCTGTGCGACGAGAGCCGCAGGCGCTACTGGCTGCTGGAGACGATCAAGCGTTACGCCCTCGAACGCCTCGAACAGGCCGGCGAGCGCGAGGTCCTGCGCGAGCGGCACCTCGACGTGCTGTGCGAGCTGCAGGAGCGCCACTTCACGACCGAGATGGTACGGCCGGACGCGCCGTGGCAGGCGCGGCTGGAGGCGCTGACCGCCAGCCGCGACCTCATCGACGACCAGCGGGTGGCGCTCGACTGGGCGGTCGAGTCCGGCAACGTGGCGGCGGGCCTGCGCCTGTGCAGGACCAGCACGGGGCTGCTGCCCCTGGCCGGGAACGTGCTGGAGATCGTCGGCCGGCTGGAGCGGCTGCTCTCGCTCGATCCGGCCGGGGTGCCCGAGGGCCAGCTCGCGCACGCCAGGGCGTACCTCGCCTACGGGCTGGAGGCGCGCGACGAGCTGAGCCGGGCACTGGAGGTGGCGGAGGAGAGCCTGTCCAGGATGTCGCGCGAGGACGTGTTCCCGCGCTGCGTCATGCACAGCCTCGTCGTCACCGTGCTGCTGCGGATGGGGCGCGCCGACGACGCGGTGCACCACGCCGAGGAGGGCCTGGCCCTGGCCGCCCGCACCGGTGACACCTGGAACCAGGCGGCGGGCCTGCTCGGCCTGTCGGCGGTGGCGCTCGTACGCGGCAGGCTGCGCGAGGCGCAGCGGCACGGCGAGGAGGCGCTGGCGCGGGCGCGCGAGCACGGCCACCGCTGGCTGATGGCCAGGACGGCGGTCCAGCTCGGCTCGGTGGCCGAGGCCCGCGGCGACCTGATGACCGCCAGGACCCTGTACGAGATGGCCGTGCCCTGGCTGAGCGAGCTGGGCAGCGACCCCGAGCTGACCCGGTGCCTGGCCAGGATCGGCAGGGTGGCGGCGATGCTGCACGAGTTCGGCGCCGCCCGCGAGCAGCTGGCGGCCAGCCTGGAGCTGGCGCGGGCCACCGGCCAGCGGCAGGGCATCGCCCGCTGCCTGGTGGGGCTGTCGGTGCTGGCCGAGTGCCAGGGCGACCTGGAGGGCGCGGTGCTGGCGGCGGCCGCGGCTGCGGGGCTGCGCGAGTCGATCGGCCAGCATTCGGCCACGACCAGGTTCGAGGAGCTGCTCGGCCGGGCCCGCACCAAGCTGGGCGAGGGCCGGACCACCTCGCTGTGGTCGCGCGGCCGGACGATGAGCTCCGACGACGCCGCCCGCCACGTCCTGGAGGGCGAACGGTTCACGCCGCGGGCCCCGGTCGCGGCAGAGCCGGTCAAGCACTCGCTGCTGACCTCGCGCGAGCTGGAGATCGCCGGGCTGCTCACGCGCGGGCTGTCCAACCGGGCCATCGCCGAGGAGCTGGTGATCAGCCCCGCGACGGTCGCCCGCCACATCGCCAACATCATGGAGAAGCTCGGCTACACGTCCCGGGCGCAGATCGCGGTGTGGGCCACCGAGCGTCAGAAGGGCGCCCCGTAG
- a CDS encoding AMP-binding protein → MDERIVMVDSGTGLKLTEEQLDERSAVATVQLRRRGVRAGDTVLICLPVGPDLLVSANAVIAAGGVVWPLPPDLDTTTLRDRIQESGARVMISNVRQALDAADESRVRIIMSVADLSASHSYPTGC, encoded by the coding sequence ATGGATGAGCGCATCGTGATGGTGGACTCGGGCACGGGCCTGAAGCTCACCGAGGAGCAGCTGGACGAGAGGTCCGCGGTCGCGACCGTCCAGTTGCGACGCAGGGGAGTGCGCGCTGGAGACACCGTGCTCATCTGCCTGCCCGTCGGGCCCGACCTGCTGGTGTCGGCCAACGCGGTGATCGCGGCGGGCGGCGTCGTCTGGCCGCTGCCGCCCGATCTCGACACCACCACGCTGCGCGACCGCATCCAGGAGAGCGGCGCCCGCGTGATGATCTCCAACGTCCGCCAGGCGCTCGACGCGGCCGACGAGTCCCGCGTGCGGATCATCATGAGCGTCGCAGACCTGAGCGCCTCACATTCGTATCCGACCGGTTGCTGA